One genomic segment of Hordeum vulgare subsp. vulgare chromosome 2H, MorexV3_pseudomolecules_assembly, whole genome shotgun sequence includes these proteins:
- the LOC123425890 gene encoding condensin-2 complex subunit H2 codes for MEDGSGGAGGEGSTSGGRFPILQANRDPESNWEVDVAKSLEEYLLKICSGEISAEDGAHSFNFAEAALLLQGSVQVYSRKVEYLYSLVLHALEFLSQNKQDQQEKGSAEANENGPSATANKEDDICMGLDDVPGETRTTLDNNLDRDDLHRKIVRPPANLMVFEGDCVDSEASELDSYLLATCGLYGDIRLLDPCDAPAVSEFLQGKKTSKEDILAHRRSPGKARNNVFTSPNVKSGGTARRRTPGKARDENIDPTQDSEQFREMIADHSQEDRWPDDPVDHNSPIIMPPPDDEDPGCPDLGDDSDDEDPYKSLDPHEPSNLKIKPYKRVKAFSRKVIGAPKKKTLASIFPVAKKDGVVSPELTKYFVVQMSQQEKPDASQSVPLYEKLRGSFETSEVNCHTSGDLKDDKQTNNFDDIDEPDTTNDPYGMDIDDDMPSYSDKIDDDVAPVTQDSMDGHKSLDDLCRSHLDALLASIAEAEQHTELDARVSTWTERIELALEEQDRNPPFDIGLYGEQILDTLSSRSATGTASFGEIVSSKPKYEVSRTFSALLQLVNGRSVDLNKGQSTNDLVCYTAVNPFHVKLIGPNRRPEMEARFARKRVKSPQRSCGEEGEPSRVQPNSSKKQPPKNGKVSVKASVRLTPEGKRRRKSAQLLQPFNLESS; via the exons ATGGAGGACGGCAGCGGCGGCGCTGGCGGCGAGGGGAGCACGAGCGGGGGCAGGTTCCCGATACTGCAGGCGAACCGGGACCCGGAGTCGAACTGGGAGGTGGACGTCGCCAAGAGCCTCGAGGAGTATCTCCTCAAGATCTGCTCAGGCGAGATCTCCGCCGAAGACGGGGCCCACAGCTTCAACTTCGCCGAAG CTGCCCTATTGCTCCAAGGATCAGTTCAAGTTTACAGCCGCAAGGTGGAGTACTTGTACTCATTGGTGCTACATGCGCTGGAATTTCTCTCGCAAAATAA GCAAGATCAACAAGAAAAGGGTTCTGCTGAAGCTAACGAAAATGGTCCTAGCGCTACTGCCAACAAAGAAGATGATATTTGTATGGGTTTAGATGATGTCCCAG GGGAAACAAGGACCACCTTGGATAACAATCTTGACCGGGATGATCTGCATAGAAAAATTGTGAGGCCACCAGCAAATCTTATGGTGTTTGAAGGAGACTGTGTCGATAGCGAAGCAAGCGAGCTGGATTCATATTTG TTAGCAACATGTGGTCTCTACGGAGATATCCGTCTGCTGGATCCATGTGACGCACCAGCTGTTTCTGAATTTTTGCAAGGaaaaaaaacatccaaagaagacatttTGGCTCACAGACGGAGTCCTGGGAAAGCCCGAAACAATGTCTTCACTTCCCCAAATGTAAAATCCGGGGGTACTGCTCGTAGACGAACCCCTGGGAAAGCCCGAGATGAAAATATAGATCCAACTCAGGACAGCGAGCAATTTCGTGAAATGATCGCAGATCATAGTCAAGAAGATAGATGGCCTGATGATCCTGTTGACCACAATTCTCCTATCATCATGCCACCGCCAGATGATGAAGACCCTGGGTGCCCAGATCTTGGGgatgattctgatgacgaggatcCATATAAATCTTTGGATCCGCATGAACCTAGCAACCTGAAGATCAAGCCTTACAAGAGAG TAAAAGCTTTTTCAAGGAAAGTTATTGGCGCTCCAAAGAAGAAAACCCTTGCATCTATCTTTCCTGTGGCAAAAAAGGATGGCGTTGTTAGTCCTGAACTAACAAAATATTTTGTAGTACAAATGTCTCAGCAGGAAAAACCTGATGCCTCCCAGTCAGTTCCTCTTTATGAAAAG cttagagggtcatttgaaactaGTGAAGTAAATTGCCATACATCTGGAGATTTAAAGGATGACAAACAGACCAATAATTTTGATGATATTGATGAGCCAGACACCACAAATGATCCATATGGCATGGATATTGATGATGACATGCCAAGCTACTCGGATAAG ATCGATGATGACGTGGCTCCAGTTACACAGGACAGCATGGATGGACATAAAAGCCTTGATGATTTGTGTCGGTCACATCTG GATGCTCTCCTTGCTAGCATAGCTGAGGCTGAACAACATACCGAGCTGGATGCACGAGTTTCAACATGGACAGAGCGAATAGAGCTTGCCTTGGAAGAGCAG GATAGAAATCCTCCTTTTGATATCGGGTTATATGGAGAGCAGATCCTCGACACACTCTCGTCAAGAAGTGCTACAGGGACTGCATCATTCGGTGAGATTGTTAGCAGCAAACCAAAGTATGAGGTTTCAAGAACATTCTCTGCCCTTCTCCAGCTG GTGAACGGCAGAAGTGTTGATCTGAACAAAGGACAATCTACAAATGACTTGGTTTGCTACACAGCTGTCAATCCATTCCATGTAAAACTGATTGGTCCCAACCGTAGACCAGAGATGGAGGCACGTTTCGCACGCAAGAGAGTCAAGTCCCCTCAAAGAAGTTGTGGTGAAGAGGGCGAGCCCTCTCGGGTACAACCAAATTCCTCTAAGAAGCAGCCACCTAAAAATGGCAAGGTTTCAGTTAAGGCATCAGTCAGATTGACTCCTGAAGGAAAGCGAAGGCGAAAGTCTGCTCAACTGCTGCAGCCATTCAATCTGGAATCCAGCTGA